One window of the Brevibacterium limosum genome contains the following:
- a CDS encoding DNA polymerase Y family protein, with the protein MSGEPDRTLVLTVPDWPAVAAAVEHDIAPGRPVAVLHAGKVIAADAPARAAGITAGNNKRAVGYRCPEAHVAVWDEEADNRHFSAGVGALEGLVARFTLLSPGTLAVPLDSLRHGCANEADAVETLVSALVDDTGWEFFPGIADTVFAAVLAAGQARRVEPGQTADFLSAQPITTLEYAGAEAPALIEVFLQLGLRTLGDFARLEAKDVNARFGAFGRHLHDLASGREGAPLADHVRGERLEVELDLDAPTTRSDTLGFLARQLGADLLAKVRRQGLVCTQITIELDAATGQSSSRTWRIEDMQENAIADRLRWQAEGWLAGVSTGTANTGSGQGPQPAQADPQALDIGDEPAPDAEDFTEDGIIALRLIAAELTTPIGATRSLFDENTGQITHTLERLQGLFGPDAVLVPGLQGGWDPAETNLWTPWQQAAVPERSPAAPWPGALHAPRPTTVEHSAVDVLAADGSPVEARPSGLGAAPATIRFPTGQTETITDYSGSWPIESGWWDPSRSVYRTRLQVVTDGGRALLLSKEHGQWYLTGRYC; encoded by the coding sequence ATGTCGGGTGAGCCCGACCGCACCCTCGTCCTCACCGTGCCCGACTGGCCGGCCGTGGCCGCAGCGGTCGAACACGACATCGCACCGGGCCGCCCGGTCGCGGTCCTCCACGCAGGCAAGGTCATCGCCGCCGATGCTCCCGCCCGTGCCGCCGGAATCACCGCCGGGAACAACAAACGCGCCGTGGGATACCGCTGTCCGGAAGCCCACGTCGCAGTCTGGGACGAAGAGGCCGACAATCGGCATTTCAGTGCCGGGGTCGGTGCCCTCGAAGGCCTCGTCGCCCGGTTCACTCTGCTCAGTCCGGGAACATTGGCGGTTCCTCTCGACTCGCTCAGACACGGCTGCGCAAACGAAGCCGATGCTGTCGAAACCCTGGTCTCGGCTCTCGTCGATGACACCGGGTGGGAGTTCTTCCCCGGAATCGCCGACACCGTCTTCGCCGCAGTCCTCGCCGCCGGTCAGGCGCGCCGAGTCGAGCCCGGGCAGACCGCGGACTTCCTCTCCGCCCAGCCGATCACCACCCTGGAGTACGCCGGCGCCGAGGCGCCCGCGCTGATCGAGGTCTTCCTGCAGCTGGGGCTGCGCACCCTCGGAGACTTCGCCCGCCTCGAGGCCAAAGATGTGAACGCACGCTTCGGTGCCTTCGGTCGACATCTGCACGACCTGGCCTCCGGACGGGAAGGGGCTCCGCTCGCCGACCACGTCCGCGGCGAACGGCTCGAAGTCGAACTCGACCTCGATGCCCCGACGACCCGCAGCGACACCCTCGGCTTCCTCGCCCGCCAGCTCGGCGCAGATCTGCTGGCCAAGGTGCGCAGGCAGGGGCTGGTCTGCACCCAGATCACGATCGAACTCGATGCAGCGACCGGCCAGTCCTCATCCCGGACCTGGCGAATCGAGGACATGCAGGAGAATGCGATCGCTGACCGCCTGCGGTGGCAGGCCGAAGGCTGGCTGGCCGGAGTGAGCACCGGAACCGCGAACACCGGATCGGGACAGGGTCCTCAGCCGGCGCAGGCCGACCCGCAGGCGCTCGACATCGGCGACGAACCGGCACCCGATGCCGAGGACTTCACCGAGGACGGCATCATCGCGCTGCGCCTCATCGCGGCCGAACTGACCACTCCGATCGGTGCCACACGCAGCCTGTTCGACGAGAACACCGGCCAGATCACCCATACGCTCGAGCGTCTGCAGGGACTGTTCGGTCCCGATGCCGTTCTGGTCCCCGGCCTCCAAGGCGGGTGGGACCCCGCCGAGACGAACCTGTGGACCCCGTGGCAGCAGGCAGCCGTCCCCGAACGCAGCCCTGCCGCCCCCTGGCCCGGTGCCCTGCACGCACCCCGTCCGACGACTGTCGAACACTCCGCCGTCGATGTGCTCGCAGCCGACGGCTCACCGGTGGAAGCACGCCCCTCGGGGTTGGGAGCCGCACCGGCGACGATCAGATTCCCCACCGGGCAGACCGAGACCATCACCGACTACTCGGGCTCCTGGCCCATCGAATCCGGATGGTGGGACCCGAGCCGATCCGTCTACCGGACACGTCTGCAGGTGGTCACCGATGGCGGCCGTGCCCTCCTGCTGAGCAAGGAACACGGCCAGTGGTACCTCACCGGCCGCTACTGCTGA
- a CDS encoding DNA recombination/repair protein RecA: MSAAPVIEQLSRETGISTAAALFDKIPPHPVDPVLSPLFRRGGLPRGELVTVTGELSLSCGLATIAAATREQKWCAGIGLGEPSVSSIADLGVDLDHFVNLATPGEDWLRVASILIESFDIILVDPGFAPSASERARLLAKIRERRMSLISLRPLSGSTEQIEITDTRWAGAEHGRGRLQSCLVRARSQTGTHRFLLPGPSGTPTSVPAGTLEVVAGTAPAETSDVSDTAVGASGVPTEDADAADDPRWSTITQLRQVISHVG; this comes from the coding sequence ATGTCAGCAGCACCAGTCATCGAGCAGCTCAGCCGGGAGACGGGGATCTCCACGGCTGCGGCACTGTTCGATAAGATCCCGCCCCATCCGGTGGATCCTGTGCTCTCTCCGCTGTTTCGCCGCGGTGGTCTGCCGCGTGGGGAACTCGTCACCGTCACCGGTGAGCTGTCGCTGAGCTGCGGCCTGGCGACGATCGCTGCGGCCACCCGGGAGCAGAAGTGGTGTGCCGGCATCGGACTCGGCGAACCGTCCGTGTCCTCGATCGCCGACCTCGGTGTCGACCTCGACCATTTCGTCAATCTCGCGACCCCCGGGGAGGACTGGCTGCGGGTGGCTTCGATCCTCATCGAATCCTTCGACATCATCCTCGTCGACCCCGGCTTCGCACCGAGCGCTTCGGAGCGGGCCCGACTTCTGGCGAAGATCCGTGAACGACGAATGAGCCTCATCAGTCTCCGCCCCCTGTCCGGCAGCACGGAGCAGATCGAGATCACCGATACCCGCTGGGCGGGTGCCGAACACGGTCGCGGACGCCTGCAGTCCTGCCTCGTGCGCGCCCGTTCACAGACGGGGACCCATCGGTTCCTGCTGCCGGGACCGTCCGGGACTCCCACCAGCGTCCCCGCGGGGACGCTGGAAGTGGTGGCAGGCACCGCCCCCGCAGAGACCTCCGACGTCTCTGACACAGCCGTCGGAGCATCCGGCGTCCCGACAGAGGATGCGGACGCGGCCGACGATCCTCGGTGGTCGACGATCACACAGCTGCGGCAGGTGATCAGCCATGTCGGGTGA